The genomic window TGACTACTATAAGGATATAGATAAAGATATCCAAGAAAATTCTAAAAGAGCCAGTTTTCTTAAAAAAAAAGCCAAAAAATATCCTTATGTCTTGAGTTTCTATATAATACTCCTCATCAGTCTTCTAATCATGTTTTTCAATTTCAATCTCATTATATTCATAATTTTGTTAATTACAATTGGAATTTTATATAATATTGCATTTAAAGATTTAACAAAAAAAATACCATTATTCAAAAATATTTATACAGCCTTAACATGGGCATTAGGCGGTACTTTTTTCCCTATTTTATATTATTCCCTGGACATTAACCTTTCATTTATAATAATGTTCTTCTTAATTTTTCTAAGAGTTATGATTAATGTTATTTTCTTCGATTTGAAGGATATAGATAATGACACAGCCAGTAGGATAAAAACACTCCCTGTAATATTGGGGAAAAAATCCACAATCAAGATACTAAATTCTATGAATATAATTTCGTTTATTCCTCTGATTTTAGGAATTTATTTTAATATTATTAGTTTTTGTGCAATTTCTTTACTAATACTTTGCATTTATGGCTATTTTTATATTAACAAAGCTACTTCAGCATCAAGCAATGAATTAGAATCAGCGGCACATACACTGGCCGATTTCGAATTTATAATCTGGCCATTAATCCTTATAATAGCTAAAATTATAGTATAGGCTATTTCCAATTAATATCCTCGATTTTTTCACGCTTTCTATAAGCCATTCCCTGAAAGATTGCAATCAAATCGCCATCAGAATCGAAAATATCAACTGTATAGGTTGAAATCCTGGGATTT from Methanobacterium sp. includes these protein-coding regions:
- a CDS encoding UbiA family prenyltransferase, which encodes MNTIRNEITYGGYFAALCSPAFVLFTASLMNIKVDLPILVISYILPLIVYSYDYYKDIDKDIQENSKRASFLKKKAKKYPYVLSFYIILLISLLIMFFNFNLIIFIILLITIGILYNIAFKDLTKKIPLFKNIYTALTWALGGTFFPILYYSLDINLSFIIMFFLIFLRVMINVIFFDLKDIDNDTASRIKTLPVILGKKSTIKILNSMNIISFIPLILGIYFNIISFCAISLLILCIYGYFYINKATSASSNELESAAHTLADFEFIIWPLILIIAKIIV